The genomic stretch GTAAACTGTTTTGCTCAGGCGGTAATCTGAAAGAGTTTTTAGCTGCCGGTGATCAAATAGCGGTTTCTATCGATCGATTGATTGAAGAGGTATATAACCCGTTGGCGAGTTGTATTCGAAATTTATCCAAACCGGTGTTGTCGGCGATCAATGGTTCAGTAATCGGTGCAGGGGTTGGCTTGGCGTTATGTGCCGATGTGGTTTACGCCTCTGAAGAGGCTTCATTTACTTTGCCGTTTGTCCCTCGTATGGGATTAGTACCCGATTTCGGTAGTTCCTGGTTATTACCGCGTTTGTTGGGCGGGAGTAAAGCGGCGGCGATGATTTTGACCGGAGAGTCGATGACGGCGGCTGAAGCAGAAAAAGCCGGAATGATTTGGAAAGTAGTAGCAAAAAATGAACTGTCTTCGGTAGTGAGAGAAGCGGCTATCAAATTATCGAAGTTGCCACCAGAGGCGGTTGCACTTGCCAAACAGGCTCTGAATGCCGCCCAGACAAATAGTTTTGATGAGCAACTAGAGCTTGAGCAAGAGTTACAAGTGGCCTGTTTTCGTGGGCGCGAAGTGCAGGAAGGGATTAGTGCTTTTGCCGAGCGTCGTGAACCCAATTTTAGTGAGCTATAGTGATGGCAGTTTATAAAACACCTCTTCGTGATATGCAGTTTGTAATGAACGACGTCTTGGATTGCAATTTACACTATCAAAATATTGGCGCTGAAGACACGACGCCCGAGATTGTGGAAACGGTATTGGAAGCAGCAGCAAAATTTATTGAAAATGAAGTCGTTCCTTTATATCGCAGTGCGGATGAGCAAGGTTGCCGTTGGGATAATGGCCAAGTT from Oceanicoccus sp. KOV_DT_Chl encodes the following:
- a CDS encoding enoyl-CoA hydratase/isomerase family protein, which produces MENKFIDIVEYEGVKEIILNDEHSLNSLSENLSRELLAEINSAEADPDVRVLVISGRGKLFCSGGNLKEFLAAGDQIAVSIDRLIEEVYNPLASCIRNLSKPVLSAINGSVIGAGVGLALCADVVYASEEASFTLPFVPRMGLVPDFGSSWLLPRLLGGSKAAAMILTGESMTAAEAEKAGMIWKVVAKNELSSVVREAAIKLSKLPPEAVALAKQALNAAQTNSFDEQLELEQELQVACFRGREVQEGISAFAERREPNFSEL